One region of Girardinichthys multiradiatus isolate DD_20200921_A chromosome 1, DD_fGirMul_XY1, whole genome shotgun sequence genomic DNA includes:
- the zfp64 gene encoding zinc finger protein 64, with amino-acid sequence MATCNSEVDAGPGAMVELSPDIHICGFCKQQYNNYEAFLAHKQNGCSFPSSHTAASSASASLAESSTEFVLEDAYQVCVVRGVKKSLTKASPKKLKPALTSKRRSCCFSGCTFKTQYGQKDMERHLKTHTGEKPFECELCHKRFSRRDKLNMHSRSHTGERPHKCKHCSYAAADSSSLKKHLRIHYDERPFKCQICPYASRNSSQLTVHLRSHTGDAPFQCQQCDAKFKINSDLKRHLRIHSGEKPFKCDFCEYRCAMKGNLKSHTRINHNTENLLLCEQCDYKSASRSAMRQHARQHLPPRPFQCSKCSYSCYSSWALKVHERIHSEERPFKCDLCSFASKRLSYLITHREQCHLDKAEKERLRSSVGSRYRAKLDAARAFHCDLCDASFVREDSLRSHKRQHRDSQNTVQLQLSADSVNLVPVTEPQSDAQNEVPFPSSSVASYSNAQIKIIVPQPLGQHSSLIPAGGDGTGKTKMVLLDADNQDVVVNPMIQQVNLLAAVQPLGSLRDTVRAEHQTVLLTKMSSDNNASQGSSSGQTLITYSSDLEALTTFIPDGGSELRVVTKKSSPLVAVSPPPDVVGSKPAGPCQEDALVVPNISIGSQNVVIQSVPLIVCTQPQQGAVEQLSPHTLYADSHTPGGTPQ; translated from the exons ATGGCAACATGCAACAGCGAAG TCGACGCAGGACCCGGTGCTATGGTGGAGCTGAGCCCAGACATCCACATCTGCggcttctgcaaacagcagtaCAATAATTATGAGGCGTTTCTCGCCCATAAGCAAAACGGATGTTCCTTTCCCTCCTCTCATACAGCGGCTAGCTCTGCATCAGCCTCTCTTGCAG AATCCAGCACCGAGTTTGTTCTTGAGGACGCTTACCAGGTCTGCGTGGTTAGAGGTGTCAAGAAGTCCCTGACCAAAGCATCACCCAAGAAACTAAAACCTGCACTGACTTCAAAAAGACGCTCCTGCTGTTTCTCAG GTTGTACTTTTAAGACACAGTATGGCCAAAAAGACATGGAACGACATCTCAAGACTCACACTG GCGAGAAACCGTTTGAGTGTGAGCTGTGTCACAAGCGCTTCAGTCGGCGTGACAAACTCAACATGCACAGCCGCTCTCACACGGGCGAGAGGCCTCACAAGTGCAAGCACTGTTCCTACGCAGCAGCGGACAGCAGCAGTTTGAAGAAGCACCTTCGGATCCACTACGACGAGCGGCCGTTCAAATGCCAGATCTGCCCTTACGCCAGTCGCAACTCCAGCCAGCTCACCGTGCACCTCCGCTCTCACACAG GAGATGCACCTTTCCAGTGCCAGCAGTGTGATGCAAAGTTCAAAATCAACTCTGACCTGAAGAGGCACCTCCGCATTCACTCTGGCGAAAAGCCCTTCAAATGTGATTTCTGCGAGTACCGCTGCGCCATGAAAGGAAACCTGAAGTCTCACACTCGGATCAACCACAACACCGAGAACTTGTTACTGTGTGAGCAGTGCGACTACAAGTCCGCCAGCAGGTCAGCTATGCGGCAACACGCGAGGCAACACCTGCCCCCTCGGCCCTTTCAGTGCTCCAAGTGTTCTTACTCCTGTTACAGCAGTTGGGCGCTCAAAGTTCATGAGCGGATCCACTCAGAGGAGCGCCCTTTCAAATGTGACCTGTGCAGTTTTGCCTCCAAGCGACTCAGCTATCTGATCACCCACAGGGAGCAGTGCCACTTGGATAAAGCTGAGAAAGAAAGGCTCAGGAGCTCTGTCGGCTCTCGGTATCGGGCCAAACTGGACGCAGCCCGAGCCTTCCACTGCGACTTGTGTGATGCATCGTTTGTGAGGGAGGACTCGCTGCGCAGCCACAAGAGGCAGCATAGAGACTCCCAGAATACGGTGCAGCTCCAGCTTTCAGCAGACTCAGTAAATCTGGTTCCTGTTACAGAGCCACAGAGCGATGCTCAGAATGAAGTTCCTTTCCCGTCCAGCTCAGTGGCTTCCTACAGCAATGCCCAGATCAAAATCATTGTCCCACAACCTTTGGGTCAGCATAGCTCCTTAATCCCTGCTGGTGGGGATGGAACCGGCAAAACCAAAATGGTCTTACTGGACGCAGATAACCAGGACGTGGTCGTCAATCCTATGATCCAACAAGTCAACCTTCTGGCGGCTGTACAACCTCTCGGGTCGTTGCGTGATACAGTCAGAGCTGAACACCAGACTGTCCTGCTGACGAAGATGAGCTCAGACAACAATGCCTCTCAGGGGTCCAGCAGCGGGCAGACTTTGATCACCTACAGCTCAGATCTGGAAGCCCTCACCACCTTTATCCCTGATGGGGGCTCAGAACTAAGAGTTGTGACGAAAAAGAGCTCACCGTTGGTGGCGGTATCTCCTCCGCCTGACGTGGTTGGCTCCAAGCCTGCCGGACCTTGTCAGGAAGATGCGTTGGTGGTTCCAAACATCAGCATCGGCAGCCAGAATGTGGTCATCCAAAGCGTTCCTCTGATAGTGTGCACTCAGCCCCAGCAGGGTGCAGTGGAGCAGCTCTCTCCACACACACTCTACGCAGACTCACACACACCCGGAGGCACGCCACAATAA